A single Thermosynechococcus vestitus BP-1 DNA region contains:
- a CDS encoding ABC transporter permease: protein MLKSLSLPRWVRLKPWELLAWLIALVIAVPILVILSQVFVNTDNTWQHLATTVLPDYLLNSLWLMLGVGIGVVVIGVSTAWLVTNCQFWGVRWWQWLLLTPLAAPAYVLAYTYTEFFAFEGPIQAWLRELTGWGYGDYWFPNIRSLGGAIALLTLVLYPYVFLLARVAFLEQATCSLEASRSLGCGPWRSFWTVALPLARPAIAAGTSLALMETLNDFGTVQYFGVDTFTVGIYRTWFGMGDRVAAAQLASVLVVIVFALLLVEKWSRGKARYYSRGSDRPIPYLLKGWRAALAWLVCALPVFFGLLLPGGLLLYLAISYQQLQLSREFLEHASHSLILATLSAVLAVGIALLLAYGQRLLPTVWVRWGTQIAAMGYAIPGTVIAVGILMPLGWLDNVINDVTEHLWGVEVGLILSGTVTALIYAYLVRFLAVSLGSVEASLVKIRPSLDEVARTLGRSPWNILGTIHLPLMVPGLFTAALMVFVDVMKELPATLVIRPLNFDTLAIQVYRLASDERLPEAALSALALVVVGLIPVIWLGRQTRWAD from the coding sequence GTGTTGAAGTCCCTAAGCCTACCTCGGTGGGTTCGGCTAAAACCTTGGGAGCTACTGGCGTGGCTGATTGCCCTTGTGATTGCCGTGCCCATTCTTGTCATTCTCAGCCAAGTTTTTGTTAATACGGATAACACTTGGCAGCATTTGGCAACAACGGTTTTGCCCGACTACCTGTTGAACTCCCTCTGGTTGATGTTGGGCGTGGGGATAGGCGTTGTGGTCATTGGGGTCAGTACGGCATGGTTGGTTACCAACTGTCAATTTTGGGGTGTGCGCTGGTGGCAATGGCTGCTGCTGACCCCTTTGGCGGCACCCGCCTATGTCTTGGCCTACACCTATACGGAATTTTTTGCCTTTGAAGGTCCGATTCAGGCATGGCTACGGGAACTAACGGGCTGGGGTTATGGTGACTATTGGTTTCCCAATATCCGCTCCCTTGGCGGGGCGATCGCCCTGCTCACCCTCGTTCTTTATCCCTATGTTTTTCTCTTGGCACGAGTAGCATTTTTGGAGCAGGCCACCTGTAGCTTAGAGGCCAGTCGTTCCCTTGGCTGTGGACCTTGGCGTAGTTTTTGGACAGTGGCATTGCCCCTTGCGCGGCCGGCGATCGCTGCGGGTACGAGCCTCGCCCTCATGGAAACCCTCAATGATTTTGGTACCGTACAGTACTTTGGTGTCGATACCTTCACCGTAGGAATTTACCGCACCTGGTTCGGCATGGGCGATCGCGTGGCAGCGGCCCAGTTGGCTTCAGTGTTGGTGGTCATTGTTTTTGCCCTGCTGCTTGTGGAAAAGTGGTCGCGGGGCAAGGCGCGTTATTACAGTCGGGGCAGCGATCGCCCCATTCCCTACCTGCTCAAGGGATGGCGGGCGGCTCTGGCTTGGCTAGTCTGTGCCCTACCGGTGTTCTTTGGCCTCCTGCTCCCCGGCGGGTTGCTGCTCTACTTGGCCATCAGCTACCAACAATTGCAACTGAGCCGCGAATTTTTAGAACATGCCAGCCACAGCCTCATTTTGGCGACGCTCTCGGCCGTCCTTGCGGTGGGGATTGCCCTGCTGCTGGCCTATGGGCAACGTCTGCTGCCAACGGTTTGGGTGCGTTGGGGAACCCAGATAGCTGCCATGGGCTATGCGATTCCAGGCACAGTGATTGCAGTGGGGATTCTCATGCCCCTGGGGTGGCTAGACAACGTCATTAATGATGTCACTGAGCACCTGTGGGGGGTGGAAGTGGGCTTGATTCTCAGTGGCACGGTCACAGCACTGATCTATGCCTACTTGGTGCGCTTTTTGGCGGTTTCCTTAGGCAGTGTGGAGGCTAGCCTGGTGAAAATTCGCCCCTCTCTCGATGAGGTGGCGCGGACCCTAGGGCGATCGCCTTGGAATATTCTGGGCACGATTCACCTCCCACTGATGGTGCCCGGCCTTTTTACCGCCGCCCTGATGGTCTTTGTGGATGTGATGAAGGAATTGCCAGCAACATTGGTGATTCGCCCCCTTAACTTTGATACCCTAGCAATACAGGTTTACCGCCTTGCCTCTGATGAGCGACTTCCTGAGGCGGCCCTAAGTGCTTTGGCCCTGGTGGTCGTGGGTCTCATTCCGGTGATTTGGCTGGGACGGCAAACCCGCTGGGCTGACTAG
- the nadC gene encoding carboxylating nicotinate-nucleotide diphosphorylase, whose amino-acid sequence MNPRVSAYLPPWSVLDPLLDQWLQEDIGRGDRTTQALHLQDRQGKAHIRLKSQGVIAGLPIVERVFQRLTTAVVFTYEQAEGAICEEPTIVARIAAPLETLLLGERLALNCLMRLSGIATLTHTYVQAIADLPTQLVDTRKTTPGLRLLEKYAVAVGGGVNHRFGLDDAILIKDNHIVAAGGITAAVEKVRQASPFPLAIEVETETLEQVREALFLGVDVIMLDNMPIPEMTQAVAMIRAEAPHIKIEASGNITLETLRPVALTGVDYISTSAMITRSPWLDFSLTIL is encoded by the coding sequence ATGAATCCTAGGGTCTCTGCCTATTTACCGCCGTGGTCTGTTTTGGATCCCCTCCTGGATCAATGGTTGCAGGAGGATATTGGTCGGGGCGATCGCACCACTCAAGCCCTGCATCTCCAAGATCGCCAAGGAAAAGCCCATATCCGTCTCAAAAGTCAGGGGGTCATTGCCGGTCTGCCCATCGTGGAGCGAGTTTTCCAGCGCCTGACCACAGCGGTAGTGTTCACCTACGAGCAGGCCGAGGGCGCCATTTGTGAGGAGCCGACCATTGTTGCCCGGATTGCCGCTCCCCTAGAAACATTACTCCTGGGTGAACGGCTCGCCCTCAATTGCTTGATGCGCCTCAGTGGCATTGCCACCCTCACCCATACCTACGTCCAAGCAATTGCCGATTTGCCGACCCAACTCGTAGATACCCGCAAAACAACGCCCGGACTGCGTCTGCTAGAAAAATATGCGGTGGCTGTGGGGGGCGGTGTGAACCATCGCTTTGGCCTTGACGATGCGATCCTGATTAAGGATAACCACATTGTGGCGGCAGGGGGCATCACCGCCGCGGTTGAAAAAGTTCGCCAAGCCAGTCCCTTTCCCTTGGCCATTGAGGTGGAAACCGAAACCCTTGAGCAGGTGCGCGAAGCCCTTTTCCTTGGGGTAGATGTGATCATGCTCGACAATATGCCGATTCCAGAGATGACCCAAGCAGTGGCGATGATCCGCGCTGAAGCCCCCCACATTAAAATTGAGGCCTCTGGCAATATCACCCTAGAAACCCTGCGACCAGTGGCCTTGACGGGGGTGGACTACATTTCTACCAGTGCCATGATCACGCGATCGCCCTGGCTAGATTTTAGTTTGACGATTCTTTGA
- the trpD gene encoding anthranilate phosphoribosyltransferase produces MWSDLLQQLLDRQALTQEQAAQLMQGWLAEEIPDALSGAILTALQLKGLTVEELTGMANVLLAQSAGAPLNLAEPLIDTCGTGGDRAGTFNISTAVAFVVAAAGVKVAKHGNRSVSSRVGSADVLETLGVNLAHSDPAFLLKEVGITFLFAPGWHPAMKAVAPLRRTLKTRTVFNLLGPLVNPLYPTGQVIGIFSDRYLEAVAGTLQRLGRQRGIVLYGREGVDEATLGNMTDLVMFSGPEESLRQEVLDPQALGLASAPLRDLAGGDLQTNAAILTHVLQGKGTSAQQNVVALNAALALYVAAAVENWWEGVDRAKAILASGAAWDKLQALVTLSNES; encoded by the coding sequence ATGTGGTCTGACCTGCTCCAACAACTCCTTGATCGCCAAGCCCTGACCCAAGAGCAGGCGGCTCAGTTAATGCAAGGATGGCTGGCAGAAGAAATTCCCGATGCCCTCTCCGGTGCTATTCTTACGGCATTACAGCTCAAGGGGCTAACGGTTGAGGAACTGACGGGGATGGCCAATGTATTGTTGGCTCAATCCGCAGGTGCACCGCTAAATTTAGCCGAACCCCTCATTGATACCTGCGGCACGGGGGGCGATCGCGCTGGTACCTTTAATATCTCCACAGCAGTGGCCTTTGTCGTGGCAGCAGCGGGGGTCAAAGTGGCCAAGCATGGCAATCGCTCGGTCTCCAGTCGGGTGGGTTCCGCCGATGTCCTTGAGACCCTTGGGGTCAACCTTGCCCACAGTGATCCTGCCTTTTTACTCAAGGAAGTGGGGATTACGTTCCTCTTTGCCCCCGGTTGGCATCCAGCCATGAAGGCCGTCGCTCCCCTGCGGCGTACCCTGAAAACTCGCACCGTCTTTAACCTGCTTGGCCCTTTGGTGAATCCGCTCTATCCCACAGGACAGGTAATTGGGATTTTTAGCGATCGCTATCTTGAAGCGGTGGCCGGTACCCTACAACGTCTTGGACGCCAACGGGGGATTGTCCTCTATGGCCGTGAAGGGGTGGATGAAGCTACCCTGGGCAATATGACCGATCTAGTGATGTTTAGCGGCCCTGAGGAGTCCCTGCGCCAAGAAGTCCTGGATCCCCAAGCCTTGGGACTTGCCAGTGCACCCCTGCGGGATCTCGCTGGGGGAGATCTCCAGACCAATGCCGCAATTCTCACCCACGTTCTTCAGGGAAAGGGCACAAGTGCCCAGCAGAATGTGGTAGCGCTCAATGCGGCCTTAGCCCTCTATGTGGCCGCAGCAGTGGAGAATTGGTGGGAAGGGGTCGATCGCGCAAAAGCGATTCTGGCCAGTGGCGCGGCCTGGGACAAGCTACAGGCATTGGTGACGCTCTCCAATGAATCCTAG
- a CDS encoding cobyric acid synthase, with protein sequence MKAKSLMVVGTTSHAGKSLLAAVICRWLAQQGYRVTPFKGQNMALNAYVTREGGEIGYAQAMQAWAAGIEPEVAMNPILLKPQGNMTSQVILRGQVVGVTRAADYYRDYFERGWQAITEALADLQQRFDWIVCEGAGSPAEINLKHRDLTNMRVATYLGAPTILVADIDRGGVFAHIVGTLMLLEPAERALIQGIVINKFRGQRSLLDSGLQWLEETTGVPVLGVIPWLERHYAAEDSLDLWDPRPQRQGADLKITVIRLPRIANFTDIDPLLAEPSVAVEFLPPHRPLGRPDAVILPGTKTTIADLQVLRETGMAEQLKTYAAQGGTILGICGGWQMLGTAISDPLGLEGCPGTYEGLGLMPLHTQLGPTKCTQQQQTQSLYFNCPEPILGYEIHQGQSEYTGDRQGWHPLFAAPELGLVNRAGTLWGTYLHGLLENGPWRRHWLNGLRSRRQLPPLPTAIPHYGEQRTVALDELTKTVMAHLNLRGICKLC encoded by the coding sequence ATGAAGGCTAAATCCCTGATGGTGGTGGGAACCACCTCCCATGCGGGTAAATCTCTCCTCGCAGCAGTGATTTGTCGTTGGCTGGCTCAGCAGGGCTACCGCGTCACTCCCTTTAAGGGACAAAATATGGCCTTGAATGCCTACGTCACCCGTGAAGGTGGCGAAATTGGCTATGCCCAAGCAATGCAGGCCTGGGCGGCAGGGATAGAACCCGAAGTGGCAATGAACCCAATTCTCCTCAAGCCCCAAGGCAACATGACCTCCCAAGTGATCCTTAGGGGGCAGGTGGTGGGTGTTACCCGAGCGGCCGACTACTATCGGGACTATTTTGAGCGGGGTTGGCAGGCAATTACAGAGGCCCTGGCAGATCTCCAGCAACGGTTTGACTGGATTGTGTGTGAGGGGGCAGGGTCACCCGCAGAAATCAATCTTAAGCACCGCGATCTCACCAACATGCGGGTGGCCACATATCTTGGGGCACCGACTATTCTTGTGGCCGATATTGATCGCGGTGGTGTGTTTGCCCACATTGTCGGCACATTGATGCTCCTGGAGCCCGCTGAGCGGGCGTTGATTCAGGGGATCGTGATTAATAAATTTCGCGGCCAGCGATCGCTCCTTGACAGTGGCTTGCAATGGCTAGAGGAGACCACGGGCGTACCCGTTTTAGGGGTGATTCCATGGCTCGAGCGCCACTACGCTGCCGAAGATTCCCTTGACCTTTGGGATCCCCGTCCGCAACGCCAAGGGGCAGACCTGAAAATTACGGTGATTCGACTGCCGCGGATTGCCAACTTTACCGACATTGATCCTCTCCTGGCAGAACCCAGCGTTGCTGTTGAGTTTTTGCCCCCCCATCGTCCCCTCGGGCGACCCGATGCCGTGATCTTGCCGGGGACGAAAACGACCATTGCCGATCTTCAGGTGCTACGGGAAACGGGGATGGCCGAGCAACTCAAAACCTACGCTGCCCAAGGGGGAACGATTCTCGGCATTTGCGGCGGTTGGCAGATGTTGGGGACCGCCATCAGCGATCCCCTAGGCTTAGAGGGATGTCCCGGCACCTATGAAGGATTGGGCCTCATGCCGCTGCACACCCAATTGGGGCCAACCAAATGTACCCAGCAACAGCAAACCCAATCGCTGTATTTCAACTGTCCTGAGCCAATCCTGGGCTATGAAATTCACCAAGGCCAAAGTGAATACACTGGTGATCGCCAAGGTTGGCACCCCCTTTTTGCTGCCCCAGAACTGGGGCTTGTTAACAGAGCGGGCACACTTTGGGGCACGTATCTCCATGGGCTACTGGAAAACGGTCCTTGGCGTCGCCATTGGCTCAATGGGTTGCGATCGCGCCGCCAACTGCCGCCTCTACCGACAGCAATTCCCCACTATGGCGAGCAACGGACTGTTGCACTGGATGAATTGACCAAAACCGTCATGGCTCACCTGAACCTCAGGGGCATTTGTAAATTATGTTGA